A region from the Triticum urartu cultivar G1812 chromosome 1, Tu2.1, whole genome shotgun sequence genome encodes:
- the LOC125533397 gene encoding 4-coumarate--CoA ligase-like 3, with protein MDLNFSSSTARSAAAAAMQHAAQDPSAAAFYSAAAGLYASAHPPVPLPADPGLSLVPHIFSRLPLGPPPPHSPPCLLDAATAASLSRADFRRLVSSLARGLRGAHDIRAGAFVLLVLPNSLAFPVAFLAVLAAGGVATTMNPSSSRAEIADRLRDTAPSLVLASPDNAAKLPPSAAPVVLVPETFHPTPSAGHEFAPFRSLLDSDADDLPSAEVGQDDAAAVLYSSGTSGRSKGVVLTHRNLIAMVELFVRFEASQYARPACDNVYLAALPMFHVYGLSLFAAGLLSLGSTVVVMRRFDVGEAVRAVHRYKVTHLPLVPPIMAALLRAKATGASSLDSLVQVSSGAAPLNGKLVQDFIKAFPHVDFIQGYGMTESTAVGTRGFNTSKHKKYASVGLLAPNMHAKIVDLETGLCLPPGSCGELWLHGPAIMKGYLNDEDTCTRNDGWLQTGDLAYFDSDGYLYIVGRLKDTIKYKGFQIAPADLEAVLVQHPEIVDVAVTSAEDEEAGEIPVAFVVRRSGSHLTCVQVMEYVAKQVSPYKKVRKVIFVEAIPKSAAGKVLRRLLKDSLRIDAAASRSDHTKPSARL; from the exons ATGGATCTTAACTTCAGTAGTAGCACAGCGagatcagcagcagcagcagcaatgcAGCACGCCGCGCAGGAccccagcgccgccgccttctactccgccgccgccggcctctACGCCAGCGCCCACCCGCCGGTGCCGCTCCCCGCCGACCCGGGCCTCTCCCTCGTCCCGCACATCTTCTCCCGCCTCCCGCTcggcccgccgccgccgcattccCCGCCGTGCCTCCTcgacgccgccaccgccgcctccctctcccgcGCCGACTTCCGCCGCCTCGTATCCTCCCTCGCGCGCGGCCTCCGCGGAGCCCACGACATCCGCGCCGGCGCCTTCGTGCTCCTCGTCCTCCCCAACTCCCTCGCCTTCCCCGTCGCCTTCCTCGCCGTCCTCGCCGCCGGCGGCGTCGCCACCACCATGAACCCCTCCAGCTCCCGCGCCGAGATCGCCGACCGCCTGCGGGACACCGCCCCGTCCCTCGTGCTCGCGTCGCCCGACAACGCCGCCAAGCTCCCGCCCTCCGCCGCCCCGGTGGTCCTCGTGCCGGAGACGTTCCATCCCACGCCCTCGGCGGGCCACGAGTTCGCGCCCTTCCGCTCGCTGCTCGATTCCGACGCCGACGACCTCCCATCGGCGGAGGTTGGCCAGGAcgacgccgccgccgtcctctaCTCCTCGGGGACCAGCGGACGGAGCAAGGGCGTCGTGCTCACGCACCGCAACCTCATAGCCATGGTCGAGCTCTTCGTGCGCTTCGAGGCGTCGCAGTACGCGCGACCTGCTTGTGACAATGTCTACCTGGCCGCGCTGCCCATGTTCCACGTCTACGGCCTCTCCCTCTTCGCCGCGGGCCTCCTCTCGCTCGGCTCCACCGTGGTGGTCATGAGGAGGTTCGACGTCGGCGAGGCCGTCAGGGCCGTCCACAGGTATAAGGTCACGCACTTGCCGCTCGTGCCGCCCATCATGGCGGCGCTGCTGAGGGCCAAGGCCACGGGCGCCTCGTCATTGGACTCCTTGGTGCAGGTCTCCAGCGGTGCAGCTCCACTCAACGGCAAACTTGTTCAGGACTTTATCAAGGCTTTCCCACACGTCGATTTCATTCAG GGCTATGGCATGACAGAATCTACTGCTGTGGGAACTCGTGGTTTCAATACCTCGAAGCACAAGAAGTATGCATCTGTAGGTCTTTTAGCCCCAAACATGCATGCCAAAATTGTTGATCTGGAAACTGGCTTATGTTTACCTCCTGGCTCTTGTGGGGAGTTATGGCTCCATGGGCCAGCTATAATGAAAG GTTACTTGAATGATGAGGACACATGCACGAGAAACGATGGCTGGTTGCAGACTGGTGACCTTGCTTACTTTGATTCAGATGGTTACTTATACATAGTGGGCCGTTTGAAAGACACTATCAAGTACAAAGGATTTCAG ATAGCTCCAGCTGACCTTGAAGCAGTTTTGGTCCAGCACCCTGAAATTGTTGATGTTGCTGTGACATC TGCTGAAGATGAAGAAGCTGGAGAGATACCAGTAGCTTTCGTGGTGAGGAGATCTGGAAGCCATCTGACCTGTGTGCAAGTAATGGAGTATGTGGCCAAGCAG GTGTCCCCGTACAAGAAAGTTCGCAAGGTGATATTCGTGGAGGCAATACCCAAGTCAGCTGCTGGCAAGGTTCTGAGAAGGCTTCTCAAAGACTCTCTGCGCATTGATGCTGCTGCTTCCCGTTCAGATCACACCAAACCCAGTGCAAGGCTGTAA